The nucleotide sequence GACTCTCATTTGTATCGTTGTAGATGTTGCCATTCAAATTCTACCAAGAGTTTTAttcagttaattaattaatacatatgATATGAACtgtaatgaattattattaacccgTTGTATGCCGGTGCgtagatatacgcgagacacaattaattttctattgttctataattagcggcattcaagcgattaaacgtttttatccttttctgtgattaaATAGTTAATCATATCTCCACAATTGATTTATAATTGCAATTTGATTGTAGAACAGACTACCCTTTAGACCAATAGCAGTCCAGTATAATTAGCAGAATGCTCGCTGAggctaaaactgctattgagattcaattgatatccaatcgacacataataaaattactagAACTGGTCGTGTGATGACGCCTGGAACGCGTACGTCATCTCAAGCCGTTTCAGCCGTAAACGCATAACAAAAGTTTCGCAATTTCTAAAATTAGGTACTCAAATAGCAAGCACAGTCCTTTTCATCCAGTCAGTGTAATGTGAAACCTTCGTGTATACTCCTGGGAAGTCAGGGTTTTGACACGAAACTCCGAATGACACGATGCCTACAATAAAACCGTTGTATATTAAAGGGCCCCCTGAATCTCCTTTGCAACCGGCAGATCCTCCATTGTTGACACGCACGGCGCAAATCATGGAATTTTGAATGACTTTCGAAATAGTCTCGTATTTCCGCGTGCAATCGTGCTGGCCTACAGTGACGAGTTTTGTGAGTTCCAGTTTATCACTCCGTAGACCGCCAAGCtgtaaaaaaggtttaatttCAGAGTGCAAGTTGAATAATGGGGTGAATCAACTGAATGTTTCGAAAGAAAGAAATCTTCTGAAAGACTCAACTTAGACAGAACAGTGCcctagtattattttttacataaacattaaaatatggaCAATAGAGCAAAATATGTTGTTGGCACCTGAATTTCATTGCGCCTGAGAATTCAGATGTTTACAATACGGGGGATAGGGTTGCTCCGAGTACTAGAGTGGTAACAcctaatacataattatgacgTTGAATAAACCACAAACCTGTAATTCACCCCATCCTACGAGAGTACATTCAAAATTGTAGTCAAATTCTAATCCATGGATTGGAATTGAAGCCTTTCTAACATTACTGTTAAAGATGAACGGTTCAACCATCGCCATGATAGCTATATCGTTTGTGTTTTCTAATTCTTCGTAGTTTTCATGCACTCTGATAGCTCTCACATTGTGTATCACCCCACCAGAAGAACGGTAACTGGAGCCAACGCGAACCTTCCAGTAATTAAcactgtacaaaaaaaaacataaaaaatccaTACCTTTGTGACTCAGCTTCACAAATAATCAAACTTTGGCATTTATAAAACAAGATACTAATAAAAAGAATATGATTGTAACAACATCTTACTCCATGCCCATAGGAAAGCAGTGTGCAGCTGACAGAGCGTGATAATTCGTCACAATGACTCCTGCACATTCTTGTTGGAACTGCTTATTTTCAACGTCGTACTTGAACACCTGGGCCAGGATGGGGAACGGGTCTATCTCGGTATGCATATTCCTGATCATGCCTTCAACGACTTCGACTATCACTAATGCGACTTTGCGGAGGTATTCCTTGAGAGTTATTGGGCTTTCGGTGTTTGCTGAAAAACAGACAGGAGCATAAATAAACATGTTCTACAGATGTCTACCAACATAATTTAAAtgagtaatataattttaaatccaAAATCAGCACTGAACGTTTGATTGATGAGTGGATTTGGTTAGCAAGCTGCCGTACCGACTGCAAAAGACATGTAAGAACTAAAAAACTACGGGGACAAATAATTTGTGGTGCCATCCTAAATATGGCGGACCTCGTTATAACATACCTAATAAGTAGATCACGGGCGCAGACTGTGATGAACGCTGGTTTGCCTTTTGCCGGACATGATCGATCGATCGTGCTAGTTTTAGCCACGGGATCCTTCCTGACAAGCTGGTCGGCCAAAATATCAAAAGGTACCactaatttaaaactttatttatacaataaaacaCTAGGAAACGCTACTTACCCCCCACACAACACCAGCTCAAATATAATATGATGAGAATATTCCGATTCATTTTGGTTAAATCTTCACACTTCGATTGCACAGACACGGTTTGTACTGATCCGATGCAAGCACAAAACTAAATGATTGGTGTTCTCTAGAgcagggatggcgaaccttcattgtctcataaaaaatatacaatgtaGCAAGGGGTGGCTTCATAGCACgatgtgaataaaaaaatcagGTAACGGTTACCTGGATTTTGTTGTAGGTACTTACGCAAGAGGAGTGGTGGGATGTAAAGAGAGAGACCTATTCTAAATGCTGCCCAATCAGGGACGATCACTTTGCCAAGGATCCACAAAGAAAACTATTGAAAGTTTGcagaaaactttaaataaataaaaaaataatggcgTTCGTACTTTGCCACGGGCTACCATGAGCTAGCTGAGATCTTACTGCTGAAAGTAGCTGTAAGGTACATGAAAcatagggcacgccaccatagtggcggtaagtcccctctttgaggagtggctcgggaggagtcacggtgccctcacgtaccgcatgacgcaggtcctcaccggacacggttatTTCGGGAgatacctgcatcgaatcggtcgtgaggaagCGCCTGGGTGTCACCACTCTGCGGACAGCTCCAAGGACACGGTGGaacacacagtccaggagtgccctgcgtgggaagggcaccgccgggtcctcgtcgaggctttgggcggcggtgacctctcgcgtccggccctggttcaggccatggtccggggcgagagggaatgggatgccgtcgcctccttctgcgaagcggtcatgctcgagaaggaggaggcggaacgccagagagttcgcacctctcatcccggccgccgcgctggaccacgtagacaccacgggcgccgagtgtcgcgagatgactcccggccaccgtaggcgtgggtctgtcggcggtgagttcgggtggctcatcgtccctctgtctgcttagacgacagacccgtgtcgacggcgcgcgttgttccacgcgctcctcaaagagatgtcagcaaccccagcggggcccagtagggccaaggcctgccggggctgcgggctgttcgaaagagataccgcggccctggtacataaaaggcctatgaaagaacacgacggtttttagtcagtaagagtctgacactccctcaccgctgctaacccacagcgggatttaaagatttttgacgtcgtaaaaaaaaaggtacttgAAACATAAAAAAGGCTTACCTATTGTGGCCAGGTAAAATCCTAACTGCGACTTTATAAATACTAACTTAATAAATCGAAATTATTTAGTTCAACTTAAAAATTTCACtgtattatttcaaattaagtaTCAAGATTATGtctgtatttattattagtttttagtAACTActgattaaataaatttatgAAAAGGGAAAAATTTAAACAAGCATTTAAAGATTGCAATAACAATATTCTGaatatattttcatcattttcataACATAACAACTATTATTGTAAAGCacacattctttttttttttaatctaaggTCCATTTTCAATATCTTGTCCGGTGGCGAAATTAGGAACTAAAGTACAAATAAGTATTGGATTGTTGATATTCTCTATAGACAGTGGCGCCACCATTACAATTCTCCACATACTGGTCAAACTGTTTTACCGTATGATCCCTTTATTACGAATAGAAGATTGTATTTGGTTGTCTATACttgtataatatttcataacacctaataattttataactctttTCATATCTCCATCGAAAAACGCTGTGGAGACTTGTTTCTGCAAactctttatttgttttttattctcCATATTTAATGCCATTATTTCTTCTTCTGTTTCCGCATTCTCCACTTCTTCATTCTTCTCCATTATTTGCATTAAGAATGCTTGGTCTACTTCTGTGTTTTCAGGGATCTCTTTGCCTCTTAGACGCAGCATGTATATGCCTGAAAAATATAGGTGTTTTGGTTTTACATGTTTTTTAGTCAGTATTCAACAATAAGTAATACTGGAAGCCtcaaattttacttaagcaatattatttacatatgaTTGACATTCAATTACGATTCAAGTACACAGGGCATTTCGCAAAATATTCAAGTTTAAAActttagatttttaataataatgtcgggacatcttttcacacacggttggttagccccatggtaagttattaattaacttgtgttatgggtgctaacacaactgataaactacatatagctacatatatacatatttataaatacatattgtaacacccagaccacggccaacaagcatgctcatcacacaaatgtcgaccgcaccgggaatcgaacccgggacctcagattcggcagtccggcttggtgaccattgcgccatagaggtcgtcgAGAAACtactattgagattcaattaatatccaattgacacattattaaattagcagTATTGAGACACTGGTCTACAATCACCTTTTATAATGGTTTGCAATTTTGTGTATTCACTTCTATgggaaatttaattaaaaatggccAATAGATTCACCAAGCACCAAGCACTTTGATGGgtggtattatttattttttatgaaagaaagaaagaaaggttGTGGGTAATTACCTCTATTTAAGGGTTCCAATAATGTTTTGTATGCCTCATTTACCAAAGATGAATATTTTTCAGAGATTTCTTGCTCTTCCTTTTGCCTGAAACATTTTGAAAACTTCATTAAAAACattcttattatattataaacattaaaGTTTTTATGAATCTATGCATGTTTGTTACACTTTCACACAAATACTACtgattggattttgatgaattttggctgtaacataggtgtgggaagtagttccttcaggAAGAATGTGAAACCATGGGCTAGTCAAAAATTGGTATGTAAATGGTAAACacaaacacaatacaatattactCAATTAAGAATTAATCAGTTTAGACATACATTAGTTTTTGTGGGATTTCCTCTTGACTATTgtgtaaaaactaaataaaatagtagGAACACAAAATGTGCAAAAACAAGTTTAATAATGTTCCATTACCTGTTTGCAAATTTATCTGGGTGCAAATACCTCTGTAGTTCTTTATATTTCTTGGCCAGCTCCGTCTCATCTAAGTCGTAAGTTTCACTCACTCccatgattttaaaataattgtcacCTTTGATCGGTTGCTGTAATGCATTGCAACTTCCGCAGAATAAACTGTTCTCCACATTCTTAGCGTCTTTGCCACAACACCAACATGATGAAAGACGTATTTGTCTCAAAAAACTCTGTTTTACTACAccatttattatgaaatttctTACATTCATGATTTTGAGGTTAATTTACGTTGTACGATCCAAACGGGCcttgaaataattatgaaatgaGTACGAAACTTCAGCGAGGTCACGAAAAGTACACAGCTATGGCCAAGTGTTGATTTACTCAGTTTAAAAAGCTTAATTAATTCCTAATCGTAGTTTTCGTTTCTATTTACAATTTGACATAACAATCAGCTGATCGGGATTTATATGTTTAGTTACGCACTGTTACGCATGCATGCTTTGTAAAAAGACGAATGCATAGAAATGGTATGATTGTAATAGTTCAAcgttgtaattaattaattttacaccaagaataatttaaaaaggtgGTCTGGCAGAGTAtgctaaatataaaacaaaactatcatcagttatcaaaaaaaaattaaaataactaaacgaGATGGATGCTGTCATTTGTCAAACAAATCAATTCGTTTGACATTAATCTGAGTGTAAACTATTGTTTGTGaaagcatttattttttcatctccGTTAAAAGCTAAAAGCTCTGACGATGGCTAATTACTTCACAATGGACGGCACTGAAACTACAAACTTCCAAAAAGAAATATCTGGCATGATGCACGGTTTCGGCGACAATCCGAACCCAAACGCAGCAACCGTTGTTTTGGTTGAAAGTATTGTTCAACAACAACTGAAGTTTATGATCCAAGAAGCACACATGAACTGCAATTTGAGGTGCGGTAAGGCTATTTCCAATtacgacattatttacttaatgagaaaaaatacaaagaagTTAAAACGCTTGCATGACTACCAGTTAAAGTTGGATCAAATTGACAAGAAATGCGTCCTGAATATTGGTACGGCTAGCGAGGCAATGATAACTGGGATGATAATAGAGGAAGAGAAAGACCTAGCTGTCAAGAAGCGTAGGACACACATTGACTACATTCGGGAATTTGATGAGGCTGATGAAGTCAGTCAGATAAAGTTTGACTCCATAGACTACATAAGAAAAGTTAGAGCAGCTAAAATTACTGAGTCTATGACTTTCGAGAAGTATGAGGCATACCATAAAGCTAGATGCATGTCTTTCCGTTCTGGGTACGGCATAGGCAAAGGCTTTGTTAAGCTCGAACGCTGGCTGAATCCAATGAAAGAGTTTAAGTTAACACAGTCCGCATTAGAAGTCCTATGCTTTATTGCTTATGAAACTGTTGCGGAGATTGTGGACGGAGTGTTCTTGGTTCGTCAAGATGGTAAGAAGAAGAGCGGAGATCCATTCAGCAAGTTTGAAGGTGGTTACTTCTGTAACCCTGTCAGTTTGAGTAATGCGGTATACATTAAGTCTGGGTACGAAGGAGTACCAGCTATAACGGTTGCAGAAGTCAGAGAAGTACTCAGAAGATATTACTCCCCAAGAACAGGAATGAATGGCTTATTCTATAGAAATATGAGTTTAGACTTGCCCATCAGATATATAGCTTTGTAATGTGATTTTCAGGAGGTATTATTGGATAATCAAGTTTATAAGTCTATTTTTAACAGATTATTGTAAGTCTGATATTCAGGGAGGAGTTATTTCTCTCTTTTTTAGTATATGGAATGATTATACCATGTATCAGAATAGAAGTAAAGGTGGATGTTAAAAATGTGAAAGCAAACTTTAAAAACAATGGAAAATTCATTGTAAAcagtagttttaagaaaattcgTTGAAAACTGAGGTTTATTTTGATGGACTTGGGCCTGACATGTAACGGTTCCCTTGAGTGCTGTTAGAACcagaaatattgtaaaaaaatatatttcaatttctGTAAAAAACCTTATAGAACCTCCTTGGGGTCCCttcagatagaccggctcggagagcatc is from Helicoverpa zea isolate HzStark_Cry1AcR chromosome 19, ilHelZeax1.1, whole genome shotgun sequence and encodes:
- the LOC124639611 gene encoding trypsin, alkaline C-like → MNRNILIILYLSWCCVGANTESPITLKEYLRKVALVIVEVVEGMIRNMHTEIDPFPILAQVFKYDVENKQFQQECAGVIVTNYHALSAAHCFPMGMDVNYWKVRVGSSYRSSGGVIHNVRAIRVHENYEELENTNDIAIMAMVEPFIFNSNVRKASIPIHGLEFDYNFECTLVGWGELQLGGLRSDKLELTKLVTVGQHDCTRKYETISKVIQNSMICAVRVNNGGSAGCKGDSGGPLIYNGFIVGIVSFGVSCQNPDFPGVYTKVSHYTDWMKRTVLAI
- the LOC124639850 gene encoding iron-sulfur cluster co-chaperone protein HscB, giving the protein MNVRNFIINGVVKQSFLRQIRLSSCWCCGKDAKNVENSLFCGSCNALQQPIKGDNYFKIMGVSETYDLDETELAKKYKELQRYLHPDKFANRQKEEQEISEKYSSLVNEAYKTLLEPLNRGIYMLRLRGKEIPENTEVDQAFLMQIMEKNEEVENAETEEEIMALNMENKKQIKSLQKQVSTAFFDGDMKRVIKLLGVMKYYTSIDNQIQSSIRNKGIIR
- the LOC124639776 gene encoding transcription initiation protein SPT3 homolog; translated protein: MANYFTMDGTETTNFQKEISGMMHGFGDNPNPNAATVVLVESIVQQQLKFMIQEAHMNCNLRCGKAISNYDIIYLMRKNTKKLKRLHDYQLKLDQIDKKCVLNIGTASEAMITGMIIEEEKDLAVKKRRTHIDYIREFDEADEVSQIKFDSIDYIRKVRAAKITESMTFEKYEAYHKARCMSFRSGYGIGKGFVKLERWLNPMKEFKLTQSALEVLCFIAYETVAEIVDGVFLVRQDGKKKSGDPFSKFEGGYFCNPVSLSNAVYIKSGYEGVPAITVAEVREVLRRYYSPRTGMNGLFYRNMSLDLPIRYIAL